The genomic segment TGCCTTGCCGAATTTATTTTCTTGAGCAAACTAGTTTCTAAAGAGTCTGGTCAAGGAGTAGTGTCCGTACCCGGATGCACTGGCCGCCGGCGGCCTGGCCCCTTCGGTCCCGCCGTTCCGCACAAGGCGGTCCGGCCGTGTTGGAGCTGAACCGCGCTGATCAGCAAGCTGCTCACGCCGCACGTTTCTGCTGAAGCATGGAGAAAATCAGCAGAGTTTCTGCCGATGAACAGTGGAGCCAGCTAGTTCAGAGAAAACGTATTCAGATAGAGTTTGCGCTGGGTTTTTTCGGGGGTTATGAACTGATCccctctttttgttttttttttctatttatcgAGCACTCTGGCTTGTCCACTACTCACACGTTTACACAAATATGAACCAAATTCGCCGGCCACAACGcacgccatctcctcctctctcgGTCTGCACAAGTGAACTTCGTCTTTCCCCGTTTGCTGGAGCTCAACCACTTGATCGAGATTGTTggatgcacgcacgcacgcatacTCAGCCACGAAGGCACATACATGATTAGACACACGCACACCTACACACCCTAGGACATAGCTACACAACAAATCACCACCTTAGACATGTGGTGCTGAAATTTCTGAAATCTCCTTGATGCCCAGCTGCTGTTTCATCTTGACGATCTTAACACGCCCAAGTGGCTTTGTGATAATATCAACCAACTGACCATCAGTGCCTTCATGCTCCGTCATCATCTTTCCTTCAGTGATGCAATCTCGGATGAAGTGGAATTTTCTATCAATGTGCTTGGTTCAGCCGTGGTGCACATGATTTTGACTTAGCTCAATTGTGGACATGTTGTTCACCTTCAAGCCATGATTCTTGCCAAGTAAATCTGCAATGAGCCATAACAGCCATATCCCTTGACAAGCTGCCATTGCAGCAACCATATACTTAGCCTCACAGGACGACAAGGCAACTATCTCCTGTTTTTGTGAATTCCAAGTAATCATGTTTCCTTCAAGCAAGAACACACACCCACCAGTGCTCTTTCTATTATCCAAATCATCAACCAGATCACTATCACTATATCCCACAAGATCCAAACCCTCTTAGCTACCTTTTCTGAATATGTAGCCGTATTTGATAGTACCTTGAACAAACCTTAGAATTTGTTTGACTTCTGCTTTATGTTGATCAGTGAGCTTCTCCATATATCGGCTTACAACTCCAACAACATAGGCTATATTCGGCCTTATATTCACCAGGTATCTCAAACTCCCAACAATGCTTCTATATTCTGTGGGATCGACAAATGAGCCACTGTCTTCCTTTGTCAGCTTCATCTTTGCCTCTATTGGAGTTGCTGAAGGATTACACATTGACATCCCGGctatttgcaatattttctTTGCATAACTACTCTTGCATAAGGTGATCTCATTTGCTTCCTATTTCACCTCAATTCCCAGGTAGAAACTCAACAAGCCCAAGTCACTCATTTTGAATATTGAACACATCTCTTCTTTGAACTCTGCAATGCTTCAGGTATCTGACCTTGTAATGGTAAGGTCATCCACATATACACCAATTAGCATAATCTTACCAGCCTTCTCACTTCTGTAAATGGCATGTTCGGTTGGACTAAGAACAAAACCAAGTGGGTACAGAGATGCATCCAATTTTGAATTCCATACACGAGGTGCCTGACGAAGCACATACAATGCTTTCTTCAGTTTAAGCACTGAATTCTAATGACTTTGGTTGACAAAGCCTGGTGGTTGCTGTACATATACTTCTTCAGCCAAATCTCCATTTAGGAACACCAATTTCACATCCATATGGTGTACTTGATGGCCACCATGTGCTGCCACAGCTATCGGTACTCTCACCGACTCCATACACACCACAGGTGCAAAAACTTCTTCAAAGTCCAATCCTTGACGCTAAGCATACCCTTTAGCCACAAATTTGGCCTTGTGTTTGATTACATTTCCATCAGGATCTTTCTTCAGTTTGAAAATCCATTTTAGATTGATGGCTTTGTGTCCCTATGGAAGTGCAGCTAGTTCCCAGGTTTTGTTGTCCTCGATGGATTTCAATTCCTCTTCCATGGCCTGCTTCCAAACTCCTTCACTGAGTGCTTGATCAACAGTCCATGGTTCCTCGGAGGCCACAAGGTACATGTACACTTGTTCTTTAGTTTCAGAGGCAAGTTCATTCGACAAATGCATTGGTTCAGTGTTGTTGTAGATGCTCCCAACCATCCTGTACCGGAGTTGATTTCCCTCCATATCTCGGGATTCTCCAGTGGGTGGAGTGAATGAATGCACAGTCGGAGGTGTTGGCGCTGCTAGTGATGCCTACTACTGAAGCCTAGCCGACACACCAACGGAGTACTATAGCCCGCTTGGCACGCCAGCAGAAGCTATGTTTTGCTATTGCCCTTTGCTCGTGTTGTCAGTATTCTGAACTGGAACATCCTCATATAGGTAGTGCGCTGTAAAAACGCTAGGATCAGCTGGAGTTGAGCTCACATTTTCTGCTTCCCATTGCCACCCCTTTTCTTCTTCAAATACTACATCCCGAATTACATGTATCTTGCAATTGGATCAAACACACGGTAAGCCTTTGATCCATCTTCATACCCGGGTAGCAATAATTGACCTGTCTGAAAATTTAGGCTGTCCTGGCCCAAGTTTCTTCATATGTGCAAGGCAACCTAATGTTCTAAAATAGTGTAGCTTTGATTTCTTCCTCGGTAGGGCCTCATAGGGGCTTTTGCCTTCAAGTGATCAAGTTGGCGCCCTATTGAGAACATACATAGCAGTCTTTATAGCTTTAGCCCAAAACTCCCTGGGCACACCTCTACATTTGAGCATGCATCTGGCTATCTCAACCATTGTATGACTCCTACACCCAACAACTCCATTTTATTAAGGTGAATATGGAGCGGTGGTATACCTAGTGATTCCCTGCTCATCACAGAAGCTACTAAACTCAATTGAGTTAAACTCACCACCTGTATCTGTGCAAAATGCCCTAAGCCTAACATTTGACACCCTTTCTGCATAGGCTTTCACTTTCTTGAATAATTTCAGAGCTTCACCTTTTGACCTCATCACCTCAATCCACATAAACCTACTGAAGTCATCAACTATCAAAAGAAAGTATTTGTTTCCACTTGGTGTTATAAATAGGAGTGATTGGACCACAAAGATCCCCATGCACCAACTCTAACTCTTGTTTTTCTCTATATGCAGAAGCTTGAGAAAAGGGTGTCCTAGTCTGCTTGCCTATTACACAATTTTGGCAAAATTGCTCTGCATGCTTTATCTTAGGCATACATTGAACCATCTGAAGCTCCCCTAACTTCTCAAGCACACAAAAGTTCAGATGTCCATGCCTCTCATGCCATGTCCAAGCTTGATCAGCTCTTTTTGTTAGCAGACATACCGGTGTTGTCAGATTCAGGTTCATTTTGTACATCATATTGCCGGACTGAGCCACTCGAGCTAGCAATCTCTTTTCTTGATCATAGATCTCCAAGAACCCATCTTCAATCACCACCTTGAAGCCTTCCTCCTCTAACTATCCCACACTAATGATATTGTTCTGCAGTCAAGGTATGTAATACACCTCTGTCCGTGCTCAGTGATCCTCATTCTAGCACTAGAGAGTGACAATGCCCTTGCCACAGATCTTCACCGATGTATCATGGCCGATCCTCATGGTGCCATTCACGATTGGTCTAGAGACGTGAAGGCGATGCGATCGCCGGTCATACAGTTACTGGCACTAGTGTCCAAGTACTGTAGACCACTTTGCGCATCACTGCTGATGTTCACCACTTCGTTCATCAGCACTTGAGGATAGGGAGGCGCGCACACTGGCTCGTTAGCATGCCCAGCCAGGAGCAGTGTGTGCTGCTCATCTTCGGTCTTCGTGATATTCACCTTCTCTTGCCACTCCTGACGAGGCTCGCGGCACTCCTTCGCATGGTTCCCGTCCTTGTTGCAATTGTAGCACTTATCTTTGGATCTATCATGTGTGCTGCCACGTGCGCCATCATCCCGACCATCATGCCCGTCGCCACCTCCGTGCCCTAGGACACATGACCTGCTGTTGCCACATCCGGTGCTATTCCGATCACCATCGTGTGACCCTTCACCTTGTTCCTTCTTCTTCGCATGTGCCATCCATTCCTCCTCGGTTGGCACGCACCACTCCTCGGCGATGCGTAGGTGCCCAGTCAGCTCTTCAACTAACAACTTCGAGACATCAAGCAGCATCTCGATAGAGATCTCCATCTACGCAAACTTGTCTGGCACCACACGTAGGAACTTGCAAACGATCTTCTCGTTCAACAACTCATCTCCAAGCTCATGGAGTCAATTTGCTAGCATAGAGATCCGCATCAAAAAATCGTCGATTGTCTCCCCTTCCTTGAACTGAATTGACTCAAATTCTAGTCAGAGCTTCTGGGCATTTTCTTCATGTACCCGTTTCACCCCTTGGCGTATCACTTTGATTGCCTCCCATGCTTCTCTTGCCGTATTCTTCGTCGCCAGCGCTTGAAGCATTTTGATGGCATCGCACGCAAGATCGCCGCCAACGTCAGTCGATCTGCATGGTACTCCTCCGTGCCGGGTTCGATTGCTTCCCATGTGCCTTGAGCTTGCTGATTAACCCTAATAAGGAGAGCCTAGTCTGCGTAGTTCGTGCGCGTCAACACGAGCAGCGACAAAACACCGTCTGATTGCCCCATCACTTGTTGGACCACCGCTTGTTGGCTCTCATCAGCATCGTGTGCGCTCGAGCCATCGTTGCCGCCTGTCGTGCTACTGCCAGATTCACCATCGTTGTCAGTGCGAATCCGAGTCGAAGTAGGGGAGCTTAGAGAGAGGGAACCATCGTCGGACATCGTCAATCATTATGGTGGCTTTGATGCCACTTGTTGGAGCTACACCACGCAGATCAACTGCTCACGCCGCGTGTTTCTTCTAAAGCCTGACAAAAATCAACAGAGTTTCAGCTAATGAACAGTGAAATCAACAAGTTCAGAGAAAACATATTCAAAGAGAGTTTGTGCTGGGTTTTttctagggggggggggtcataaACTGAtcccctttttttgtttttttctatttattgAGCACTTTGGCTTGTCCACTACTCACACGATTACACAAACGTGAACCGAATTCGTCGGCAACAGCGCAtgccatctcctcctctctcaGTCTGCACAACTGAACTTCAGCTTTCCCCGCCTGCTGGAGCTCAAACACTTGACCGAGATATTGTTGAGTGTACACACTATAGGGTCTAGGATACTGaatagagggggtgaataggcggttttaaaactaattgctaagcgatcaaaTAAACTTTGCGAAAattaaactaaagatcactagagcaatataaaGCAACTAGAACTATGTTGAGGTCCTATTGttacatgcaacaatttatattctaagaagataaattgtaTGAATATAAATAGCACAAGAGATAACACACGaattttatcccatggtattgGTGCTATGTcaatcacccctaatccacgttgaatgagttcaagtttctaaccgcttctctattAAGTATGCAATTTTCACCATGAGAAGAAGCTCACACCAAAcaacttgatcttaaaccaGAATAAAAcaatgaactactcaatacctcgatttcACTAGAGTATCACTTAACCACTCCAGTGAGGCATGCTTAAAATCTCTCACAATTACCATCGTGACTCCTTCACAAACTCCTTTGAACGGCTCAACGATGcaaccacctccaagagtaacaaatcaataacacttgcttgaaggatcactagtgtcACAAAGATCAAACGCTACAAAACAATGCACTAGATGCTCATAGGGATGCCAACGGGGCCCCGATCTCTGTTCCCCGACGGGGAATTCTCCTAttaggggatggggatgggacCAATTTTCCCCCGCGGGGGGTTTAATGGGAGAAAATTCTTCCCCATCGGGTATGGCGGGGGCGGGGACGGTTCCCTATCCCCCGTCCCTGTTTCCCCGTGGGGCCAATTTCCCGAAATACTTAAACTCTACATGGCCTATATATACAAGAAACGGTCCAACTAAAGCCCAACCCATCAAAGCCCGTCAGCTAGCAGGCCCTTCACCGTGCTAGCGTAGCGGGGACGGAGAACCCGTCGGGTATATTTCCCCGcgcggggatggggatgggagaATTTTCTCCCCCAGGAGCGGGGACGGGGACAGGGACGGGGAAAATTTCCCTCAATCGGGGCGGGGATGATTACCCTTTCCTCGCGGGGAATTtccccattgacatccctagatgctcacacactctcaaatataCAACTACtaaaccaagagagggagaggaggatgtcaagtgctcaagagtttagATATAAAGTGCTTGTTCTCCCCTTGAACCAGCAAGTGGTCTATTTTTCGCCCACAACTAGAAAAGTGGACGTTACCTAAAAGCTGACTTTTCTGCTCATCTGGCTGTTAGACCGCAGTACAATTGGTGGTTAGACCGCTACTGGTCCAAAGGCTACAAAAGTGTAATGATAACTCTGACACTGAAGAATAAATGACTTGACGGTCGGACCGCGAGCCTGGA from the Phragmites australis chromosome 19, lpPhrAust1.1, whole genome shotgun sequence genome contains:
- the LOC133901031 gene encoding secreted RxLR effector protein 161-like, which gives rise to MSMCNPSATPIEAKMKLTKEDSGSFVDPTEYRSIVGSLRYLVNIRPNIAYVVGVVSRYMEKLTDQHKAEVKQILRKSTGGCVFLLEGNMITWNSQKQEIVALSSCEAKYMVAAMAACQGIWLLWLIADLLGKNHGLKVNNMSTIELSQNHVHHG